The following are from one region of the Salvia splendens isolate huo1 chromosome 2, SspV2, whole genome shotgun sequence genome:
- the LOC121773272 gene encoding uncharacterized protein LOC121773272, with protein sequence MKDPRSFTIEYTIGDCFVGNALCDLGASINLMPLSLYNKMKIGPLKPTTITLQMADGSVSYPMGIADDILVKVNEFVLLADFVILDMEGDRVVPLILGRPFLATGKAMIDVDNGELTFRFNGESVTFSIYEALKRHDTDTGGSLQHCNVVTVVDECVRRMPYINSSQDQLEGSIFNSIYSSHLPELLNTNLELIEFVGALDSGKEIPRSRRQQFLPLRDEEEDGKKEERDMKEELKPLPPHLQYAFLGENDTLLVIVSSSLSNSELDKLLRVLRKYKGAIGWSISGLKGISPTVCMHRDPS encoded by the coding sequence ATGAAGGATCCAAGGAGTTTTACGATTGAGTACACGATTGGAGACTGCTTTGTGGGGAATGCTCTATGTGACCTTGGAGCAAGCATCAACCTCATGCCATTGTCCCTATATAACAAGATGAAGATTGGTCCTTTGAAGCCCACCACTATCACGCTGCAGATGGCTGACGGATCTGTGTCCTATCCAATGGGCATTGCGGATGATATATTGGTGAAAGTGAATGAGTTTGTTCTCCTAGCtgattttgtgatattggacaTGGAGGGGGATAGAGTTGTACCTCTTATTTTAGGAAGACCTTTCCTAGCCACGGGGAAGGCCATGATCGATGTTGATAATGGAGAGCTCACATTTCGCTTCAATGGTGAAAGTGTGACCTTTTCTATCTATGAGGCCTTGAAGAGGCATGATACAGACACAGGGGGAAGCTTGCAGCATTGCAATGTAGTGACCGTGGTGGATGAGTGTGTTAGGAGGATGCCCTACATCAACTCTTCACAAGATCAACTAGAAGGGagtatttttaattcaatttattctTCCCATCTTCCTGAATTGTTGAATACTAACCTTGAATTAATTGAGTTTGTAGGTGCTCTAGATTCAGGCAAGGAGATCCCCAGATCACGCCGTCAACAGTTCCTACCTCTTagggatgaagaagaagatggcaaGAAGGAAGAGAGAGACATGAAAGAGGAGTTGAAACCACTACCTCCACATTTGCAGTATGCATTTTTGGGAGAAAATGACACCCTTCTGGTAATTGTATCATCATCCCTCTCAAATTCTGAATTGGATAAATTATTGAGGGTTCTTAGGAAATACAAAGGGGCAATTGGGTGGTCAATATCGGGCTTGAAGGGAATAAGTCCAACAGTTTGTATGCATAGGGATCCATCTTGA
- the LOC121773286 gene encoding uncharacterized protein LOC121773286, with protein MIRKCPSHGLAPGHDLLKFYKGLNNEGTGLVTAGSNGNLDDLTHDEVRALFQRLANNQRNWHNPRRGADKAGDTFGATKDAERVTAIEAQLADISTQMSSMTKAVKSLQLTPQPQAVTCPSLQGPPVEDVNYIGNNRQGFNQGNQYNNQQNWRPQQTSWNQAGPSNNSGNQWRNNTQPPGYEKKPSVEDQLGQILSFMSKSQKENENFKDKTVEKFGQMEAIMRNLETQIGQLATASHTRIPNTIPSNTVPNPRGNEQCKAVVLRSGRELDSTPSMDGQEQAASGSKGHGVESEVSERLSAEEKGKQKAEMESKRQMMTSPALDPKSKFNFPDHIPPPPCPPKRKKRVPKEKSFEWMMNVIRKVNVDVSLVDLFTNFPKFSKFFKDMMENKEKLQDEGIVALSMNCSQLISGMMPMKKRDPGSCVIPCEIGNTIFTKCLLDQGSGISLMALKTARAIGLEKRMEPIDIALQLADHSIVKPTGIVEDVLVKVDKFIIPVDFIVLDMPEDKEVPILFGRPFLATGDVLLGAKDNSVTFRINGEQVTINVEKAMKHPSDAKACFRVDVLDKCIFDKMCCSARMEGSVYDKGSLERDFGSTIKVDFDESEDAQIDQPNLENECVVDTFVDDVKPSIEVPPKLELKPLPTNLKYAFLGEDETLPVVVSALLNNEEE; from the exons ATTCTACAAAGGTCTCAACAATGAGGGCACGGGACTAGTCACTGCAGGCTCAAACGGGAATTTGGATGATCTAACACATGATGAAGTGAGAGCCTTGTTTCAAAGGTTGGCCAACAATCAAAGGAATTGGCACAATCCAAGAAGAGGAGCTGATAAGGCAGGAGATACGTTTGGTGCTACAAAGGATGCGGAAAGAGTGACCGCAATTGAGGCTCAACTGGCGGACATTAGCACTCAAATGTCGTCGATGACAAAGGCAGTTAAATCTCTTCAATTGACTCCTCAACCCCAAGCTGTGACT TGCCCAAGTCTTCAAGGACCTCCCGTGGAGGATGTGAACTACATTGGTAACAATCGCCAAGGGTTCAACCAAGGCAACCAATACAACAACCAGCAAAATTGGAGGCCTCAACAAACGAGTTGGAATCAAGCTGGTCCTAGCAATAACTCGGGTAATCAATGGAGGAACAACACTCAACCCccgggttatgagaagaagccatcCGTCGAGGATCAATTGGGACAGATTCTCTCTTTTATGTctaagagtcaaaaggagaacgaaaatttcaaggacAAGACAGTGGAAAAGTTTGGACAGATGGAGGCTATTATGAGGAATCTCGAGACTCAGATTGGACAGCTAGCTACAGCATCACATACGAGGATTCCTAACACCATCCCAAGTAATACTGTACCCAACCCGAGAGGCAATGAACAGTGTAAGGCAGTGGTCTTGAGAAGTGGTCGTGAGTTGGATTCGACACCATCAATGGACGgccaag aacaggctgcatcCGGCAGCAAGGGACATGGTGTAGAATCCGAAGTAAGTGAAAGGTTGTCAgcagaagagaaaggaaagcAGAAAGCAGAAATGGAATCAAAGAGACAGATGATGACAAGTCCAGCACTAGATCCGAAAAGCAAGTTCAACTTCCCCGATCATATTCCTCCTCCACCATGTCCacccaagaggaagaagagggtccCTAAAGAGAAAAGCTTTGAGTGGATGATGAACGTGATCCGGAAAGTGAATGTGGATGTCTCATTAGTGGATCTCTTCACTAATTTCCCCAAGTTCTCCAAGTTCTTCAAGGACATGATGGAAAATAAGGAGAAACTTCAAGATGAGGGGATAGTGGCAttgagcatgaattgctcaCAATTGATTTCGGGAATGATGCCAATGAAGAAGAGGGATCCCGGAAGTTGTGTGATTCCTTGTGAGATCGGGAATACAAtcttcacaaaatgcctattaGATCAAGGATCGGGGATCTCACTTATGGCTTTGAAAACTGCTAGAGCCATTGGATTAGAGAAGAGGATGGAACCCATCGACATTGCTCTACAATTGGCTGATCACTCCATTGTGAAGCCCACTGGAATAGTAGAGGATGTCTTGGTCAAGGTAGACAAATTCATCATCCCTGTTGATTTCATAGTCTTGGACATGCCCGAGGACAAAGAGGTACCAATTTTGTTTGGTAGACCGTTTCTTGCCACGGGAGATGTGTTGTTAGGAGCTAAAGACAACTCTGTCACGTTtagaattaatggtgagcaaGTGACCATTAATGTGGAGAAAGCAATGAAGCATCCTAGTGATGCAAAAGCGTGTTTTAGAGTTGATGTCCTTGACAAGTGCATCTTTGATAAGATGTGTTGCTCAGCTAGAATGGAAGGAAGCGTATATGATAAGGGGAGTTTGGAAAGAGACTTTGGTTCGACAATCAAAGTAGATTTTGATGAAAGTGAAGATGCTCAAATTGATCAACCAAATCTAGAAAATGAATGTGTGGTGGATACTTTTGTAGATGATGTGAAACCTTCAATCGAAGTACCACCAAAGCTTgaattgaagccactcccaACGAATCTGAAATATGCCTTCCTTGGTGAGGATGAAACGTTACCGGTTGTAGTATCGGCCTTGTTGAATAATGAAGAGGAATAA